A window from Balearica regulorum gibbericeps isolate bBalReg1 chromosome 1, bBalReg1.pri, whole genome shotgun sequence encodes these proteins:
- the BCL9 gene encoding B-cell CLL/lymphoma 9 protein isoform X4, with protein MVRPPTVMSPSGNPQLDSKFSNQGKQGGSTSQSQPSPCDPKSGGHPPKVLPGPGGSMGLKNGAGNGAKGKGKRERSISADSFEQREAGTPNDDPEIKDCNSADHVKSQDSQHTPHSMTPSNASAPRSSTPSHGLTATLEPATGQKTPSKVVYVFSTEMANKAAEAVLKGQVETIVSFHIQNISNSKAERNTVPLNPQITALRTEPKPLPPPQPPAAQDQNPPQNAKMQPTPPVSAPVSKSTGPPCPIDQDSPSVESKVMSVGSPANSTPLQTEGFGQSSTPNNRAVSPVSQGSNSSAADPKGPPQQVSGGDPSSLGENPDGLSQEQLEHRERSLQTLRDIQRMLFPDEKEFAGGQSGGPPPNAGVLDGPQKKPEGPIQAMMAQSQSLGKGSGSRTDGGAPFGPQGHRDMPFSPDEMGPPPLNSQSGPIGPDHLDHMTPEQVAWLKLQQEFYEEKRRKQEQVVVQQCSLQDMMVHQHGPRGVVRGPPPPYQMTPGEGWGPGGPEPFPEGINMSHSLPPRGMAPHPNMPGSQMRLPGFAGMMNPDMEGPSVPNPTSRPGLSGVSWPDDVPKIPDGRNFPPGQGVFSGPGRGERFPNPQGLPEELYQQQLAEKQMGLPPGLNMEGIRPGMEINRMMPSQRHMEPGNNPIFPRMPVEGPMSPSRGDFPKGIPPQMGSSRELEFGMGPGSMKGDMGMNVSMGSNPPLVPQKLREAGVGPEEMMKLRPGVSEMLSSQQKMVPLPFGEHQEYGMGPRPFLPMSQGPGVGLRNLREQIGPDQRTNNRLSHMPPLPLNPTSNPNSLNTAPPAQRSLGRKPLDISAASQVHSPGINPLKSPTMRQVQSPMMGSPSGNLKSPQTPSQLAGMLAGPTAAAAAASIKSPPVLGSAAASPVHLKSPSLPAPSPGWTSSPKPPLQSPGIPPNHKASLTMSSPAMLGNVESGGPPPSTVSQSAPVTLPGNLPSSSPYTMPPEPTLSQNPLSIMMSRMSKFAMPSSTPLYHDAIKTVASSDDDSPPARSPNLPPMNSVPGMGINSQNPRISGPNPVGPMPTLSPMGMTQPLSHNNQMPSPNAMGPNIPPHGVPVGPGLMSHNPMMGHGSQESPMVPQGRLGFPQGFPPVQSPPQQVPFPHNGPSGGQGNFPAGMGFHGEGPLGRPTNLPQSSTDPALCKTGGPGGPDSFTVLGNNMPSVFTDPELQEVIRPGATGIPEFDLSRIIPSEKPSQTLQYFPRGEVPGRKQPQGPGPGFSHMQGMIGEQTPRMGLTLPGMGGPGPVGTPDIPLGTAPSMPGHNPMRPPAFLQQGMMGPHHRMMSPAQTAMPGQPALMSNPVAAVGMIPGKDRAAAGLYSHPGPVGSPGMMMSMQGMMGPQQNIMIPPQMRPRGMAADVGMGGFSQGPGNPGNMMF; from the exons ATGGTCCGTCCCCCTACAGTGATGTCCCCGTCTGGCAACCCCCAGCTGGATTCCAAATTTTCCAACCAGGGCAAACAAGGGGGCTCCACCAGCCAATCCCAGCCCTCTCCCTGCGACCCCAAAAGTGGAGGTCACCCCCCCAAAGTGCTCCCTGGCCCAGGTGGGAGCATGGGGCtgaagaatggggctggaaATGGTGccaaggggaaggggaagagagagaggagcatTTCGGCAGACTCCTTTGAACAGAGGGAAGCTGGGACTCCTAATGATGACCCTGAAATCAAAG aCTGCAATTCTGCTGATCATGTGAAGTCCCAGGATTCTCAGCACACACCACACTCCATGACTCCTTCAAATGCTTCAGCCCCAAGGTCTTCCACACCTTCCCATGGCCTGACTGCCACTTTGGAGCCAGCAACTGGGCAGAAGACTCCATCCAAAGTGGTTTACGTCTTTTCTACTGAGATGGCCAACAA GGCTGCAGAAGCTGTGCTGAAGGGACAGGTGGAAACCATCGTGTCCTTTCATATCCAAAACATCTCTAACAGCAAGGCGGAACGGAACACTGTACCCTTG AACCCCCAGATCACTGCACTTCGGACTGAACCCAAGCCCCTGCCGCCGCCCCAGCCCCCTGCTGCCCAGGACCAGAACCCTCCCCAGAACGCCAAAATGCAGCCGACTCCACCCGTGTCAGCGCCGGTATCCAAATCCACTGGCCCCCCGTGTCCCATAGATCAGGACAGTCCCAGCGTGGAAAGCAAAGTGATGTCTGTGGGCAGCCCTGCCAACTCTACCCCGTTGCAGACAGAAGGCTTTGGGCAGAGTTCAACCCCCAATAATCGAGCGGTTAGCCCAGTTTCCCAAGGTAGcaacagctctgctgcagaccCCAAAGGCCCTCCCCAGCAGGTGTCTGGTGGGGACCCATCCAGTTTGGGGGAGAATCCAGATGGACTGTCACAAGAGCAGCTGGAGCATCGGGAGCGCTCATTGCAGACCCTGCGAGACATACAGCGCATGCTCTTCCCTGACGAGAAGGAGTTTGCGGGAGGGCAAAGTGGGGGACCACCCCCAAATGCTGGGGTGCTGGATGGTCCGCAAAAGAAACCTGAAGGGCCGATACAGGCCATGATGGCTCAATCCCAAAGTTTAGGCAAAGGGTCAGGGTCTCGGACAGATGGAGGGGCTCCATTTGGCCCTCAAGGACACAGGGACATGCCTTTTTCCCCAGATGAAATGGGGCCACCACCATTGAACTCCCAGTCAGGACCCATAGGCCCAGACCACCTGGACCACATGACTCCTGAGCAGGTGGCCTGGCTCAAGCTGCAGCAGGAGTTTTatgaggagaagagaagaaagcaagagcaGGTGGTTGTGCAGCAGTGTTCCCTGCAGGACATGATGGTCCATCAGCACGGGCCTCGTGGGGTGGTCCGAGGCCCTCCCCCTCCGTACCAGATGAcccctggggagggctggggacccGGGGGTCCAGAGCCCTTCCCTGAAGGCATAAACATGTCGCACTCTCTGCCCCCCAGGGGCATGGCCCCTCATCCCAACATGCCTGGGAGCCAGATGCGCCTGCCTGGTTTTGCGGGAATGATGAACCCTGACATGGAGGGCCCTAGTGTCCCAAATCCCACCTCCCGGCCTGGGCTTTCGGGAGTTAGTTGGCCAGATGATGTGCCAAAAATCCCAGACGGTCGAAACTTCCCTCCTGGCCAGGGTGTCTTCAGTGGCCCTGGCCGAGGGGAACGGTTCCCCAATCCGCAGGGCCTGCCTGAAGAGCTCTatcagcagcagctggctgagAAACAGATGGGCCTCCCTCCTGGCCTGAACATGGAAGGCATCAGGCCTGGCATGGAGATAAACAGAATGATGCCCTCCCAGAGACACATGGAGCCTGGGAACAACCCCATCTTCCCTCGCATGCCGGTGGAAGGGCCAATGAGCCCCTCCAGGGGGGACTTCCCAAAAGGAATACCCCCACAAATGGGCtccagcagggagctggagtTTGGGATGGGCCCTGGCAGCATGAAGGGGGACATGGGCATGAATGTCAGCATGGGCTCCAACCCACCCCTGGTCCCTCAGAAGCTGAGGGAGGCAGGAGTTGGGCCGGAAGAGATGATGAAACTGCGCCCCGGCGTCTCGGAGATGCTCTCCTCTCAGCAGAAAATGGTGCCGCTGCCGTTTGGGGAGCACCAGGAGTATGGCATGGGTCCCAGGCCTTTCCTTCCCATGTCTCAGGGCCCAGGAGTTGGTCTCCGAAATCTCAGAGAACAGATCGGGCCTGACCAAAGGACTAACAACCGGCTCAGCCACATGCCGCCACTACCTCTCAATCCCACCAGTAACCCTAATAGCCTCAACACTGCTCCCCCTGCGCAGCGCAGCCTCGGCCGCAAGCCCTTGGATATCTCTGCAGCCAGTCAGGTGCATTCGCCAGGAATCAACCCTCTGAAGTCCCCCACAATGCGCCAGGTTCAGTCTCCCATGATGGGGTCTCCCTCGGGGAACCTCAAGTCCCCTCAGACGCCCTCCCAGCTGGCAGGAATGCTTGCGGGTCCCACTGCCGCAGCTGCCGCTGCCTCCATTAAGTCCCCTCCCGTTTTGgggtctgctgctgcttctcctgtccaCCTCAAGTCTCCGTCTCTTCCCGCACCTTCTCCTGGATGGACTTCGTCTCCAAAGCCTCCTTTGCAGAGCCCTGGAATTCCCCCGAACCACAAGGCATCTCTCACCATGTCCTCTCCAGCCATGCTGGGGAATGTGGAGTCAG gTGGTCCACCTCCTTCAACAGTCAGCCAGTCTGCTCCTGTAACTCTCCCTGGAAATCTTCCCTCTAGCAGTCCTTACACAATGCCTCCAGAGCCGACCCTCTCCCAGAATCCCCTTTCCATTATGATGTCCAGGATGTCCAAATTTGCCATGCCCAGCTCTACACCGCTCTATCACGATGCCATCAAAACTGTGGCCAGCTCGGATGATGACTCCCCTCCAGCACGCTCCCCAAACTTGCCACCTATGAACAGCGTACCAG GAATGGGCATTAATTCTCAGAATCCTCGAATTTCAGGTCCAAACCCAGTGGGTCCGATGCCAACCCTTAGCCCAATGGGAATGACCCAGCCTCTTTCCCATAACAACCAGATGCCCTCTCCAAATGCTATGGGACCCAATATACCTCCTCATGGGGTCCCTGTGGGACCTGGCCTGATGTCACACAACCCGATGATGGGGCACGGTTCCCAGGAGTCTCCAATGGTACCTCAAGGAcgcctgggcttcccacaggggTTCCCTCCTGTGCAGTCCCCTCCACAGCAGGTGCCATTTCCACACAACGGGCCCAGTGGTGGACAAGGCAACTTCCCAGCGGGAATGGGCTTCCATGGAGAAGGACCTCTGGGGCGTCCCACCAACCTGCCCCAAAGTTCAACAGATCCAGCACTTTGCAAGACTGGAGGCCCTGGCGGTCCAGACTCCTTCACTGTTCTTGGAAACAATATGCCTTCGGTTTTCACTGatccagagctgcaggaggtgatCCGTCCTGGAGCCACAGGAATACCCGAGTTTGACCTGTCCAGGATTATCCCATCGGAGAAGCCTAGCCAGACATTACAGTATTTCCCTCGTGGGGAGGTGCCAGGCCGCAAGCAGCCACAGGGTCCTGGGCCTGGGTTCTCCCACATGCAGGGGATGATAGGAGAGCAGACCCCGAGGATGGGACTAACGTTGCCTGGCATGGGGGGCCCTGGGCCAGTGGGAACTCCGGATATCCCTCTCGGGACGGCTCCGTCCATGCCAGGTCATAACCCGATGAGACCGCCTGCCTTCCTGCAGCAAGGCATGATGGGGCCACATCACCGCATGATGTCACCAGCACAAACGGCGATGCCTGGCCAGCCCGCGCTAATGAGTAACCCCGTGGCCGCCGTGGGCATGATCCCAGGCAAGGACCGAGCTGCCGCAGGGCTGTACAGCCACCCGGGCCCTGTAGGATCACCTGGTATGATGATGTCAATGCAGGGCATGATGGGACCCCAACAAAACATCATGATTCCCCCCCAGATGAGGCCCCGAGGTATGGCTGCTGACGTTGGCATGGGAGGATTTAGCCAAGGCCCTGGAAACCCAGGGAACATGATGTTTTAA
- the BCL9 gene encoding B-cell CLL/lymphoma 9 protein isoform X2 — protein sequence MHSSNPKVRNSPSGNTQSPKSKQEVMVRPPTVMSPSGNPQLDSKFSNQGKQGGSTSQSQPSPCDPKSGGHPPKVLPGPGGSMGLKNGAGNGAKGKGKRERSISADSFEQREAGTPNDDPEIKDCNSADHVKSQDSQHTPHSMTPSNASAPRSSTPSHGLTATLEPATGQKTPSKVVYVFSTEMANKAAEAVLKGQVETIVSFHIQNISNSKAERNTVPLNPQITALRTEPKPLPPPQPPAAQDQNPPQNAKMQPTPPVSAPVSKSTGPPCPIDQDSPSVESKVMSVGSPANSTPLQTEGFGQSSTPNNRAVSPVSQGSNSSAADPKGPPQQVSGGDPSSLGENPDGLSQEQLEHRERSLQTLRDIQRMLFPDEKEFAGGQSGGPPPNAGVLDGPQKKPEGPIQAMMAQSQSLGKGSGSRTDGGAPFGPQGHRDMPFSPDEMGPPPLNSQSGPIGPDHLDHMTPEQVAWLKLQQEFYEEKRRKQEQVVVQQCSLQDMMVHQHGPRGVVRGPPPPYQMTPGEGWGPGGPEPFPEGINMSHSLPPRGMAPHPNMPGSQMRLPGFAGMMNPDMEGPSVPNPTSRPGLSGVSWPDDVPKIPDGRNFPPGQGVFSGPGRGERFPNPQGLPEELYQQQLAEKQMGLPPGLNMEGIRPGMEINRMMPSQRHMEPGNNPIFPRMPVEGPMSPSRGDFPKGIPPQMGSSRELEFGMGPGSMKGDMGMNVSMGSNPPLVPQKLREAGVGPEEMMKLRPGVSEMLSSQQKMVPLPFGEHQEYGMGPRPFLPMSQGPGVGLRNLREQIGPDQRTNNRLSHMPPLPLNPTSNPNSLNTAPPAQRSLGRKPLDISAASQVHSPGINPLKSPTMRQVQSPMMGSPSGNLKSPQTPSQLAGMLAGPTAAAAAASIKSPPVLGSAAASPVHLKSPSLPAPSPGWTSSPKPPLQSPGIPPNHKASLTMSSPAMLGNVESGGPPPSTVSQSAPVTLPGNLPSSSPYTMPPEPTLSQNPLSIMMSRMSKFAMPSSTPLYHDAIKTVASSDDDSPPARSPNLPPMNSVPGMGINSQNPRISGPNPVGPMPTLSPMGMTQPLSHNNQMPSPNAMGPNIPPHGVPVGPGLMSHNPMMGHGSQESPMVPQGRLGFPQGFPPVQSPPQQVPFPHNGPSGGQGNFPAGMGFHGEGPLGRPTNLPQSSTDPALCKTGGPGGPDSFTVLGNNMPSVFTDPELQEVIRPGATGIPEFDLSRIIPSEKPSQTLQYFPRGEVPGRKQPQGPGPGFSHMQGMIGEQTPRMGLTLPGMGGPGPVGTPDIPLGTAPSMPGHNPMRPPAFLQQGMMGPHHRMMSPAQTAMPGQPALMSNPVAAVGMIPGKDRAAAGLYSHPGPVGSPGMMMSMQGMMGPQQNIMIPPQMRPRGMAADVGMGGFSQGPGNPGNMMF from the exons ATGCATTCCAGTAACCCCAAAGTGAGGAACTCCCCGTCAGGCAACACGCAGAG CCCCAAATCAAAGCAGGAGGTGATGGTCCGTCCCCCTACAGTGATGTCCCCGTCTGGCAACCCCCAGCTGGATTCCAAATTTTCCAACCAGGGCAAACAAGGGGGCTCCACCAGCCAATCCCAGCCCTCTCCCTGCGACCCCAAAAGTGGAGGTCACCCCCCCAAAGTGCTCCCTGGCCCAGGTGGGAGCATGGGGCtgaagaatggggctggaaATGGTGccaaggggaaggggaagagagagaggagcatTTCGGCAGACTCCTTTGAACAGAGGGAAGCTGGGACTCCTAATGATGACCCTGAAATCAAAG aCTGCAATTCTGCTGATCATGTGAAGTCCCAGGATTCTCAGCACACACCACACTCCATGACTCCTTCAAATGCTTCAGCCCCAAGGTCTTCCACACCTTCCCATGGCCTGACTGCCACTTTGGAGCCAGCAACTGGGCAGAAGACTCCATCCAAAGTGGTTTACGTCTTTTCTACTGAGATGGCCAACAA GGCTGCAGAAGCTGTGCTGAAGGGACAGGTGGAAACCATCGTGTCCTTTCATATCCAAAACATCTCTAACAGCAAGGCGGAACGGAACACTGTACCCTTG AACCCCCAGATCACTGCACTTCGGACTGAACCCAAGCCCCTGCCGCCGCCCCAGCCCCCTGCTGCCCAGGACCAGAACCCTCCCCAGAACGCCAAAATGCAGCCGACTCCACCCGTGTCAGCGCCGGTATCCAAATCCACTGGCCCCCCGTGTCCCATAGATCAGGACAGTCCCAGCGTGGAAAGCAAAGTGATGTCTGTGGGCAGCCCTGCCAACTCTACCCCGTTGCAGACAGAAGGCTTTGGGCAGAGTTCAACCCCCAATAATCGAGCGGTTAGCCCAGTTTCCCAAGGTAGcaacagctctgctgcagaccCCAAAGGCCCTCCCCAGCAGGTGTCTGGTGGGGACCCATCCAGTTTGGGGGAGAATCCAGATGGACTGTCACAAGAGCAGCTGGAGCATCGGGAGCGCTCATTGCAGACCCTGCGAGACATACAGCGCATGCTCTTCCCTGACGAGAAGGAGTTTGCGGGAGGGCAAAGTGGGGGACCACCCCCAAATGCTGGGGTGCTGGATGGTCCGCAAAAGAAACCTGAAGGGCCGATACAGGCCATGATGGCTCAATCCCAAAGTTTAGGCAAAGGGTCAGGGTCTCGGACAGATGGAGGGGCTCCATTTGGCCCTCAAGGACACAGGGACATGCCTTTTTCCCCAGATGAAATGGGGCCACCACCATTGAACTCCCAGTCAGGACCCATAGGCCCAGACCACCTGGACCACATGACTCCTGAGCAGGTGGCCTGGCTCAAGCTGCAGCAGGAGTTTTatgaggagaagagaagaaagcaagagcaGGTGGTTGTGCAGCAGTGTTCCCTGCAGGACATGATGGTCCATCAGCACGGGCCTCGTGGGGTGGTCCGAGGCCCTCCCCCTCCGTACCAGATGAcccctggggagggctggggacccGGGGGTCCAGAGCCCTTCCCTGAAGGCATAAACATGTCGCACTCTCTGCCCCCCAGGGGCATGGCCCCTCATCCCAACATGCCTGGGAGCCAGATGCGCCTGCCTGGTTTTGCGGGAATGATGAACCCTGACATGGAGGGCCCTAGTGTCCCAAATCCCACCTCCCGGCCTGGGCTTTCGGGAGTTAGTTGGCCAGATGATGTGCCAAAAATCCCAGACGGTCGAAACTTCCCTCCTGGCCAGGGTGTCTTCAGTGGCCCTGGCCGAGGGGAACGGTTCCCCAATCCGCAGGGCCTGCCTGAAGAGCTCTatcagcagcagctggctgagAAACAGATGGGCCTCCCTCCTGGCCTGAACATGGAAGGCATCAGGCCTGGCATGGAGATAAACAGAATGATGCCCTCCCAGAGACACATGGAGCCTGGGAACAACCCCATCTTCCCTCGCATGCCGGTGGAAGGGCCAATGAGCCCCTCCAGGGGGGACTTCCCAAAAGGAATACCCCCACAAATGGGCtccagcagggagctggagtTTGGGATGGGCCCTGGCAGCATGAAGGGGGACATGGGCATGAATGTCAGCATGGGCTCCAACCCACCCCTGGTCCCTCAGAAGCTGAGGGAGGCAGGAGTTGGGCCGGAAGAGATGATGAAACTGCGCCCCGGCGTCTCGGAGATGCTCTCCTCTCAGCAGAAAATGGTGCCGCTGCCGTTTGGGGAGCACCAGGAGTATGGCATGGGTCCCAGGCCTTTCCTTCCCATGTCTCAGGGCCCAGGAGTTGGTCTCCGAAATCTCAGAGAACAGATCGGGCCTGACCAAAGGACTAACAACCGGCTCAGCCACATGCCGCCACTACCTCTCAATCCCACCAGTAACCCTAATAGCCTCAACACTGCTCCCCCTGCGCAGCGCAGCCTCGGCCGCAAGCCCTTGGATATCTCTGCAGCCAGTCAGGTGCATTCGCCAGGAATCAACCCTCTGAAGTCCCCCACAATGCGCCAGGTTCAGTCTCCCATGATGGGGTCTCCCTCGGGGAACCTCAAGTCCCCTCAGACGCCCTCCCAGCTGGCAGGAATGCTTGCGGGTCCCACTGCCGCAGCTGCCGCTGCCTCCATTAAGTCCCCTCCCGTTTTGgggtctgctgctgcttctcctgtccaCCTCAAGTCTCCGTCTCTTCCCGCACCTTCTCCTGGATGGACTTCGTCTCCAAAGCCTCCTTTGCAGAGCCCTGGAATTCCCCCGAACCACAAGGCATCTCTCACCATGTCCTCTCCAGCCATGCTGGGGAATGTGGAGTCAG gTGGTCCACCTCCTTCAACAGTCAGCCAGTCTGCTCCTGTAACTCTCCCTGGAAATCTTCCCTCTAGCAGTCCTTACACAATGCCTCCAGAGCCGACCCTCTCCCAGAATCCCCTTTCCATTATGATGTCCAGGATGTCCAAATTTGCCATGCCCAGCTCTACACCGCTCTATCACGATGCCATCAAAACTGTGGCCAGCTCGGATGATGACTCCCCTCCAGCACGCTCCCCAAACTTGCCACCTATGAACAGCGTACCAG GAATGGGCATTAATTCTCAGAATCCTCGAATTTCAGGTCCAAACCCAGTGGGTCCGATGCCAACCCTTAGCCCAATGGGAATGACCCAGCCTCTTTCCCATAACAACCAGATGCCCTCTCCAAATGCTATGGGACCCAATATACCTCCTCATGGGGTCCCTGTGGGACCTGGCCTGATGTCACACAACCCGATGATGGGGCACGGTTCCCAGGAGTCTCCAATGGTACCTCAAGGAcgcctgggcttcccacaggggTTCCCTCCTGTGCAGTCCCCTCCACAGCAGGTGCCATTTCCACACAACGGGCCCAGTGGTGGACAAGGCAACTTCCCAGCGGGAATGGGCTTCCATGGAGAAGGACCTCTGGGGCGTCCCACCAACCTGCCCCAAAGTTCAACAGATCCAGCACTTTGCAAGACTGGAGGCCCTGGCGGTCCAGACTCCTTCACTGTTCTTGGAAACAATATGCCTTCGGTTTTCACTGatccagagctgcaggaggtgatCCGTCCTGGAGCCACAGGAATACCCGAGTTTGACCTGTCCAGGATTATCCCATCGGAGAAGCCTAGCCAGACATTACAGTATTTCCCTCGTGGGGAGGTGCCAGGCCGCAAGCAGCCACAGGGTCCTGGGCCTGGGTTCTCCCACATGCAGGGGATGATAGGAGAGCAGACCCCGAGGATGGGACTAACGTTGCCTGGCATGGGGGGCCCTGGGCCAGTGGGAACTCCGGATATCCCTCTCGGGACGGCTCCGTCCATGCCAGGTCATAACCCGATGAGACCGCCTGCCTTCCTGCAGCAAGGCATGATGGGGCCACATCACCGCATGATGTCACCAGCACAAACGGCGATGCCTGGCCAGCCCGCGCTAATGAGTAACCCCGTGGCCGCCGTGGGCATGATCCCAGGCAAGGACCGAGCTGCCGCAGGGCTGTACAGCCACCCGGGCCCTGTAGGATCACCTGGTATGATGATGTCAATGCAGGGCATGATGGGACCCCAACAAAACATCATGATTCCCCCCCAGATGAGGCCCCGAGGTATGGCTGCTGACGTTGGCATGGGAGGATTTAGCCAAGGCCCTGGAAACCCAGGGAACATGATGTTTTAA